TCGAACCCGTCGTGGTGACGCTCGGCAGCGGCGCCGGCGGCGGTGGGCTGCGTGAGCAGATCAAACGAGCCATCGGTATCGACCTGATGGACGAGGACTAACAATGAGTCAAGCAACAGAAGCAGACGTCCGTGAGGACGGCATCATCGAAAGCGTCTCCGGACCGGTCGTAACGGCTCGGGACCTCGACGCCCGGATGAACGACGTCGTCTACGTCGGTTCGGAAGGGCTGATGGGCGAGGTCATCGAGATCGAAGGCAACATCACTACTATCCAGGTGTACGAGGAGACCTCCGGCGTCTCCCCGGGCGAACCCGTCGAAGGGACGGGCTCGCCCCTCTCCGTGGATCTCGGGCCGGGCATGCTCGACGCCATCTACGACGGCGTCCAGCGCCCGCTCGACGTCCTCGAAGAGAAGATGGGATCGCCGTACCTCGACCGCGGGGTCGACGCGCCGGGGATCGACCTGGAGAAGACCTGGGAGTTCGAACCCGAGGTTGAGGCCGGCGACGAGGTCGAAGCCGGTGACATCGTCGGGACGGTCCCGGAGACCCCAAGTATCGATCACAAAGTGATGGTTCCGCCCAACTCCGAAGGCGGCGAGGTCACCTCGATCGAGTCCGGCAACTTCACCGTCGAGGAGACGGTCGTCGAACTGGACTCGGGCGAGGAGATCCAGATGCGCCAGGAGTGGCCGGTCCGTAGCCAGCGTCCGGCCGAGGACAAGGAGACGCCGACCGAGCCGCTCATCTCCGGCCAGCGGGTGCTCGACGGCCTGTTCCCGATCGCGAAAGGCGGGACGGCCGCCATCCCCGGTCCGTTCGGTTCCGGGAAGACCGTCACCCAGCACCAGCTCGCCAAGTGGGCCGACGCGGACATCGTCGTCTATGTCGGCTGTGGCGAGCGTGGCAACGAGATGACCGAAGTGATCGAGGACTTCCCGGAACTGGAAGACCCCATCACGGGCAACGCCCTGATGGACCGGACCTGCCTCATCGCGAACACGTCGAACATGCCCGTCGCGGCGCGTGAGTCCTGTGTGTACACGGGTATCACCATCGCGGAGTACTTCCGCGACATGGGCTACGACGTGGCGCTGATGGCCGACTCCACCTCCCGGTGGGCCGAGGCCATGCGGGAGATCTCCTCGCGACTGGAGGAGATGCCCGGCGAGGAGGGGTACCCCGCGTATCTCTCCGCTCGTCTGAGCGAGTTCTACGAGCGTGCGGGCTACTTCCAGAACATCAACGACACGGAGGGCTCGGTCAGCGTCATCGGGGCCGTCTCCCCGCCCGGCGGGGACTTCTCGGAGCCGGTGACACAGAACACCCTGCGGATCGTCAAGACGTTCTGGGCGCTGGACGCCGACCTCGCCGAACGTCGGCACTTCCCTTCGATCAACTGGAACGAGTCCTACTCGCTGTATCGGGACCAACTCGACCCGTGGTTCGTCGACAACGTCCGGGACGACTGGCCCGAGACACGCCAGTGGGCGATCGACACGCTGGACGAGGAGGCCGAACTCCAGGAGATCGTCCAGCTCGTCGGGAAGGACGCGCTGCCCGAGGACCAGCAGCTCACCTTGGAGATCGCCCGCTACCTGCGTGAGGCGTGGCTCCAGCAGAACGCGTTCCACCCGACCGACACCTACTGCGAGCCCGAGAAGACGTACCGCATCATGGACGCCATCAAGACGTACAACGACGCGGCCTTCGAGGCGCTCGACGCCGGTGTCCCCGTCGAGGAGATCACCGACATCGAGAGCGCGCCCCGACTCAACCGCATCGGCGTCCAGGAGGACTACAACGAGTACATCGACGACCTGGAAGACGACATCACATCGGAACTCCGGGAGCTGTACTAACAATGAAAGAGTACCAGACTATCACAGAGATCAGCGGCCCGCTGGTGTTCGTCGAGACCGACGAGCCGGTCGGCTACGACGAGATCGTCGAGATCGAGACCAGCGACGGCCAGATGCGCCGCGGCCAGGTGCTCGAATCGGCGAGCGACTACGTCGCCATCCAGGTGTTCGAAGGCACCGAGGGGATCGACCGCGAGGCGTCGGTCCGCTTCCTGGGCGAGACGATGAAGATGCCCGTCACCGAGGACCTGCTCGGACGGGTCATGGACGGCACTGGCCAGCCCATCGACGGCGGGCCGGAGATCGTCCCCGACGAGCGCCAGGACATTGTCGGCGCGGCGATCAACCCGTTCTCGCGTGAGTATCCCGAGGAGTTCATCCAGACGGGTGTCTCCGCGATCGACGGCATGAACACGCTCGTCCGCGGCCAGAAACTGCCGATCTTCTCGGCGTCGGGCCTGCCCCACAACGATCTGGCGCTCCAGATCGCCCGGCAGGCGACGGTGCCGGAAGAGGAGGACGGCGAAGACGACGAGGGGTCGGAGTTCGCAGTGATCTTCGGTGCGATGGGGATCACCGCCGAAGAGGCAAACGAGTTCATGGACGACTTCGAGCGGACCGGCGCGCTGGAACGCTCGGTCGTCTTCATGAACCTGGCGGACGACCCGGCCGTCGAGCGGACGATCACGCCGCGGCTGGCGCTGACGACCGCCGAGTATCTCGCCTTCGAGAAGGACTACCACGTGCTGGTCATCCTGACGGACATGACCAACTACTGTGAGGCGCTGCGCGAGATCGGTGCCGCACGCGAGGAGGTCCCGGGCCGCCGTGGCTACCCGGGCTACATGTACACCGACCTCGCACAGCTCTACGAGCGGGCCGGCCGTATCGAGGGCCGCTCGGGCTCGGTGACCCAGATCCCGATCCTGACGATGCCGGGCGACGACGACACCCACCCGATCCCGGACCTGACGGGATACATTACAGAGGGCCAGATCTACATCGACCGGGACCTCAACAGCCAGGGCGTCCAGCCGCCGATCAACGTCCTGCCGAGCCTCTCACGGCTGATGGACGACGGGATCGGCGAGGGCCTGACCCGTGGCGACCACGCCGACGTCAAAGACCAGATCTTCGCCGCCTACGCGGAGGGTGAGGACCTGCGCGACCTCGTGAACATCGTCGGTCGCGAGGCGCTGTCGGACCTGGACAACAAGTACCTCGACTTCGCGGACCGCTTCGAGGACGAGTTCGTCGACCAGGGAATCGATACCGACCGGGACATCGACGAGACGCTGGAACTCGGTTGGGACCTGCTCTCGATGCTCCCGAAAGACGCCCTCAACCGTATCGACGAGGAACTCATCGAGGAACACTACCGCGAGGACGAGCCCGCCGAGACCGTCGAAGCAGAAGCCTGACGACCGACTGACACACTCGGCCCACGCCGTTTTCCGTTCGCTTCGCTACGACAGTGCATCCCAAACCATTTGGGTATATGTAACTTTGCTTGTCCAGTCTAAACTCTACCTGCACTATGCCACAACCAGGCTCGGAATCGATATGGCTCTGGCTCGGTACAGCCGGAATGTTCCTCGGGATGGTGTATTTCATCGCCCGGGGTTGGGGAGAGACAGACGAACGACGACAGAAGTTCTACATCGCCACCATACTGATAACGGCGATCGCCTTCGTGAACTACCTCGCGATGGCGCTTGGCTTCGGACTGACGATCATCGAGTTACCGAACGATCCGGAAGCACCCATCTACTGGGCGCGATACACGGACTGGCTGTTCACGACACCGCTGTTGCTGTACGACCTCGGGCTGTTGGCCGGGGCCGATCGCAACACCATCGCGTCGCTCGTCAGTCTCGACGTCCTGATGATCGGGACTGGCGTCCTCGCGACGCTGTCGGCCGGCAGCGGTGTCCTGTCACCGGGCGCCGAGCGGTTGGTCTGGTGGGGTATCAGCACGGCCTTCCTGCTGGTCCTGCTGTACTTCCTGTTCAGTTCGCTGTCCGGTCGGGTCAGCGACTTACCCAGTGACACACAGAGCACGTTCAAGACCTTGCGGAACCTCGTGACCGTGGTCTGGCTCGTCTATCCGGTCTGGTGGCTCATCGGGACCGAAGGGCTCGGTCTCGTCGGCATCTTCCCGGAGACGGCCGGGTTCATGGTCATCGACCTCGTCGCCAAGGTCGGCTTCGGCTTCATCCTGCTGCGGAGCCACAGCGTCCTCGACGGCGCCAAACAGTCGACGGGCGCGGCGACGCCGGCGGACGACTGACCGGCCCGGTAGCCGGTTCTACGAGCGGTTGCGGTGCTGATTTTTTCGCGTGCGTGTCCACGAGCGCCGGAGTGACTGAAAACGATTAACTGCCTCGGCCCGAAACGAACCGGTAATGGCTAAGGACGTCAAGCCCACGCGCAAGAACTTGATGCAGATCGAGGACCGCATCGAGCTGTCCGAGCGTGGCCACGACACGCTGGAGAAGAAGCGTGACGGGCTCATCATGGAGTTCATGGACATCCTGGATCAGGCACAGGACGTCCGGGACGACCTCGACGACTCCTACGACCGCGCACAGCACGCGATCGACATGGCCCGCGCGATGGAGGGTGACGTCGCGGTGCGGGGCGCTGCCGCGGCGCTCAAGGAACACCCCGAACTGACGACCCAGTCGAAGAACATCATGGGCGTGGTCGTCCCACAGATCGAGTCCAGCAAGGTCAGGAAGTCCCTCGACGAGCGTGGCTACGGCGTGATGGGGACCTCCGCCCGCATCGACGAGGCCGCCGACGCCTACGAGGAACTGCTGGAGAACATCATCCTCGCGGCCGAGGTCGAGACGGCGATGAAGAAGATGCTCGAAGAGATCGAGACCACCAAGCGCCGCGTCAACGCCCTGGAGTTCAAGCTCCTGCCCGACCTCCACGACAACAAGGAGTACATCGAGCAGAAACTCGAAGAACAGGAGCGTGAAGAGATTTTCCGCATGAAGAAGATCAAGGCCAAGAAGGAAGAAGAAGAGGACGAACTCGAAGCCGCCGAGGAAGCGGACGAGGAACTGGAAGCGGTCACCGCTGACGACTGACTCGCTTTTCCGAGCTTTTCACTCACGCTCTCCCCACAGTATCGCGGCCGGTGTTGCAAGCACAGTTTGCCCGCGACTGGACCGAACCGGCATACTACTCCGTCGCGGACTCGACGCCCGTCACCTCGAACCGCGCCCCACCGTCGGTCCCCTCTGTCACCTGTACATCCCAGCCGTGTGTCTCGACGACCCGCTTGACGATGTTCAGTCCGAACCCTGTCCCGTCCTCGCTCGTCGAGTATCCGACCTCGAAAACCCCGCCCCGTTCCTCGGCCGGGATGCCCGGTCCGTCGTCCTCGACGTAGAATCCGCCGGGTAGTTCGCCTACGGTTACGGTGACGTGTGTTCCCGCGTGTTCGACAGCGTTCCGGATCAGGTTTTCGAACAGTTGGCGCAGCCGGCTCTCGTGGGCACGGAGCGTTCGGTCGATGTCAGTGACGAGGGTGGCCTCGGCCGTGTCGACGGTGCGCCAGCAGTTTTGGGCCAGTGCCGCCAGATCGACGAGAGAGCTGTCGGCCGCGGTCTCGCCGTTCTCCGTCAGCGAGAGAACGTCGGTAATCAGCGTGTCGATCCGATCGAGCGCGAGGTCGACCGTCTCGAGGTGCTCGCTATCGCACTCTCGTCGGGCGAGCTTCAACTGTCCGTCCGCGACCTGTAAGGGGTTCCGGAGGTCGTGACTGAGGGTCCTGGTGAGTTCGTCCAGCCTGTCGCGCTGGCGACGTAACAGTTCCTCCTGTTCCTTTCGCTCCGTGATGTCGATGACGATGCCGGTCATCGACCGGGAGTCCCCGTTCTCGGCGACCCGCCCCCGTGCGTCGAGCCAGATGTACTCGCCGTCGGCGTCCTCGATACGTTCCTCGACTTGATAGTGTGTCTCGTTCTCGATCGCGGTCTCGATCGCAGCCTCCACCCGGTCGACGTCGTCGGGATGGAGGCGCTCTTCGAACGCGCCGATGTCGCCGTCGAACTCGTCCGGGGAGAGCCCAAGCAGGTCCAGCAACTCGTCGCTCCAGTACAGGTCGTCGGTGTCGAGGTCCCACTTCCAGAGTCCGGCGCGTGCCTCCTGGAGTGCCATCTCCAGGCGCTGTTTGGTCCGTTGCAGTTCGCGCTGGCGTTCCTTCCGTTCGGTGATGTCGAGTTCGGTCCCGATTATCGCCGGACTCCCGTCGTATGTGGTCCGACTCCCGTGGAGTTCGATATCGATATGCTCGCCGGTCTTCGTGAGTCCGACGGTCTCGTAGTGGATGTCTTCGACGTCCCCGTCGAGCCGCCGCCGGAGCTGCCGTTGTACCCGGTCCCGCTCTGCCGGTGCGACGAGTTCGAGGGGCGACATTCCGACGACCGTCTCCCGCTCGTAGCCGTGAATCTCCGCGAGCGTCGGGTTGACGAAGACGAACTCCCCGTTCTGGATGAGGTAGATGCCGGCGAGGTTCTGTTCGGTGACCTGCTCGTACCGACGGCGGGTCTCGGTTAGTCGCTGTTCGGTCCGGTACTTGTCGACGGCGTTCTCGATCCTGTTGGCCAGGATGGTGAACTGTTCCGGTCCCCCGTCCTTGTGCAGGTAGTCCGTCACACCGGCCGAGATCGCTCGACTGGCGACGGATTCGGTCCCTCTGCCGGTGAAGATGATAACCGGGAGGTCGGGGTGGTCCGAACGGACGGATTCGAGTAACTCGATCCCGGTCGTCTCTGGCATCTCGTAATCGCTGACGATACAGTCAATCCAGGTCCGGTCGAGCGTGGCAAGCCCCTCCGTTGCCGAAGTCGCCGTTTCGACCCGGAATCCCTCATGTTCTCCTTCGAGGTAGTCGGCTGTCAGAGCCAAAAAATCGGGCTCGTCGTCGACGTGAAGAACACGATACTCGGGACTCATGGTCCGTAATCACGTGAGAGAAACATATTAAAAACACGACGGATACACCAGCCGATACACTCGCTCATCTCTTTCTCGGCCTCGGGCGATCCACGCCAGGATCACAGTTGTCTCGACTGCGAAACGTCCCGTCGAGCGGTTGCTCCTGATTGGCGAAGGGGATAAACCGTCGATCCGAGGTCACAGTTTTCTTGTCGTGGCCGCGCACAGCAGATGTATGTCCTGTCCCGAGTGTGGCGGCGAGCAACTGGTGATTCCGGTTCCCGTGGACCTCCGGGAGCACCTCCGGGGGGACGCACCGGGCGTCCTCGTCTGTCGGTCCTGCCTGGCGATGCGTCCGGCGGACGACCCGCCGGCCGAACTGCCCGATCTGACGAGTCTGGACGACGCCCTCCCGTCGAACCCGGAGGCGGCGCTCCCGCTCGTGTTACTCGTCGGGTTGCTGGACTCGCTCGCGGTCAACCGAAGCGAGATCACCGCGTTGCTCGAACGTGCCGAACGGGCCGGCGCCGACCCGTTGCTGGTCGTCGACCGGCTCGGTGACAGTTTCGGCGCGGACGCCCACGTCGACTTGGCGAGTCGCCGTCGACAGCTCGAACAGTTGCTGTGAGAAAACGGCTTACACGCCGGTCGAGTACCGCAGGAGGCCGGCGACCCCGCCGAAGGCGGTCAGGAGCTGTTCACCCTTCTCGAAGTCCGTCGAGACGAAGACCGTCTCCGAGCCCCGCTGGTCGGCCAGTTCCATCAGGTGGTCGATGGCGTCCTCGCGCTCGGCGTCCGCGGCATCGACCGTCGCCGAACACCGGGTGCAGTCGTGGTCATCGGTATCGGCGGTGCTGTTTATCAGTTCGTACTCGTCGTGACCGTTCTCGCAAGTGTAGCTGACGACGTCTTTCCGGAGGTCCTCGGAGATGAGGAGCTGATCGACCGCGCCCATGTTGAGGTTCTGGCGGGTCTGATCGAAGCCGTAGGTGGCCTTGTTGCCGTCGTGGAGTTGCTTGAAGAACTCCTCCATGGTCTGTTTGTCCTGGAGGATCTCGTGTTGAGCCAGGACCTCGTCGGCCGCGTCGACGAGATCGTACAGCCCCGACTCGTCGGTGTAGGCCACGTCGAACTTCCCGAGGACCATGTCCTGGAGTTCGTGGTGGAGGTAATCTCCGTCGAGGAACTCGTCTTTCGTCGGTGAGGGACCACCGACGAGTACGCCGTCCATCTCGTGGCGGTCGTCGACCATCAGGTCGTTCGCCATGCCGGCGACTTCCTGGTAGAAGTTGTCGATCGCTTCGAGGCGCAGCCGGGCGAACCGTTGTGCCGACTGGCCACCTTTCCGCTGTTTGCCCGGGACCAGCGACGACGCGGATTTGACGGGTTCGACCCGCTTTCCTTTGAGCCAGCCGACGTTGGCCTCGCGTCGGTCGAGCACGATGAGGCCGAAGAGACCCTTGTCGGCCAGCATGTCCTCCAGTGGCTCGGTGAGGAACTCGGCGTCACAGTGGTATCGGAACGACTGGATCGGGTCCGGCGGCGATTCGAGGACTTTCGTCACCATATCCGTCCGGCCGCCGCCCTGATCGATGGCACCCGAGAACAGTACCATGCCGTTCTCGGGGGAGGTGTCGTAGTAGCGAAGTCGGTCCTTGATCGAGGTCAACGCGTCCTGGACGGCCGTTCGCGTGTCCTTGGACTTGATGTTCGAGGCCTCGGAGTGCTCCTGGGTGACGTGGGCGACGACATCGCTGAGGAGCTTGTCCTCGGGGACGTAGATAGAGACGAGTTGTGTTCCCGATCCCCGGTAATCCTTGAGCTCCTCGATCACCTTGCGGAACTCGTATTTCTGTTTGTCCGATTGATCCTGTTCCTGCTCGCTCATTACTACGTGTTGGCCGAGGTGGTGTAAGAACCTGTTGACAGGGCGGCGCGACACCCGCGGGAAAGCGCAGCGGTGAACGCAGTGAGCCGCGAGCAAGGGACGCCCGAAGCCACGGGGGCGGAACGCCCGCGGAAGAGGCGGACGATTCGAGCATCGGGGGAACCACAGAACGTGCGAGAGCCAGAGCGGAGCGAGGATCCGAAACGCCGAGCGGCGACCGACTCCACCACGCTGTCGGGTGCCGGTTCGGTCCCTCCCGTATCGGCTACACCTTGTCACCCGACCACACGACAGCCGGTTTTATATGACTGTCATTCCTGTGGACAAGCAACCAAATCATGTCGGGGTACGTGTGTACGGTTGCGGGCGGAAAGGGAGGTGTCGGGAAGACGACGACAGCGGTCAACGTCGGGTCTGCCCTGCAGGAGATGGGGTACGATGTCGCCGTCGTAGACGCGGACCTCGGGATGGCGAACCTCGGTGCGATGCTGTCGGTCGAACCCGAACGGAGCCTCCACGAGATCCTGGCCGGTGACGGCGCCGTCAGTGAGGCATTGACCGACGCGCCGGGTGGGCTGACGGTCATCCCCGGCGAGCAGTCTCTGGAAGCCTTTGCCGACGCCGATCCGGCCAAGCTCCGGAAGGTCATCAAGACGCTGCGGAACGCCTACGACGTTGTCCTGATCGACACCGGCGCGGGGCTGAGCCACGAAGTGGCGGTGCCGCTGGGGCTTGCCGACGGGATCGTGCTGGTGACGACGCCGGACACCGTCGCGGTCGGGGACACCGTCAAGACCGCGGAACTCGCCGACCGGATCGACGGCAACGTCATCGGCGCGATCATCAACCGCGTGACCCGACACACCGACGTTGCAGCCATCACCGAGCAGTTCGACTTCCCGCTGCTCGCCGTGATTCCAGACGACCCGCAGGCGACGACCGAGGAACCGCTCGTCCTCAACGCCCCCGAGAGCTCGGCTGCGGACGCGTTCCGGCGACTGACGACCGCCCTGGAGGGGCTGTGGTTCCACGACCAGAGCGTCGAGGAAGACATCGATACGATCGTCGACGACGACTGGTTCATCGAGGGTGAGGAAAGCGACACCGACGCCGAAGACGAGGACTCCGGGGGCGGGGTCTTCGGGTTGTTCAACTGATCGGCGCTCCGCTCACGATGGAGTTCCAGCGAGCTGTCACTCGGGATCGGTGGTCGTCGTTGGCGTACCAACGAAGGGATCGACTTTCAGACCGGTCGCGTCCGGATTGTGCGCGAGCGACTCTGTCATGTGGATCGCCGTCTCCTCCATGAGTGCTAGACACTCCTCGGACACCGGCTCGTCGTCGTTGGGGCTCGTGCTGAGGTTGAACGTGGACTCGAAGTACAGTGTTCGCCCATCGATCTCGTAGGGAAGGTAGACCCTCCAAAACTCCTTGGTTCGGCGGACCGTCGTACTTCGGCGGGCAGTAACCGTCTCCCCGTTGAACTCGGTCTGGGTCAGCTCTTCCCAGCCCTCGGGGAACGTCGCCTGATCACGGGTCGTCCCGCGCACGAACTGCTGGAGGTTGAGCTGGAGGAAGTCCCCGTTTTGATCGGGTGACTGGAGCTTGACGATGAACACTCCCTCCTGGTTCTCGTCGAACCCCGGCGTCGCAGCCGACTGCTCGCCGAACACGTCCGGGTAGTCGCAGGTGTATGTGAACGGGCGTTCTCCCGGGTCGAACCGCAGGTACTCCCCTGATCCGATGTCCAGGCAGGTCTGGCTGCTGTTGCTGGTGGTATCACCGGCACCGTCGCTGGTGCTACTGCCACCGTCGCTGGTGCCACTGCCACCGTCGCTGGTGCTACTACCACCGTCGCCGCCCGATCCCGGTTCACCCGAGCAGCCGGCCAGTCCCACCGTGACCGCTGTCCCGAGTGAGGCGAGTACTTGTCGCCTGTCGTAGGCTGTTTCGGTTCGGTCGCTCTGGATATCGTGTCGCACGGGAGCCGATACTGTGGGGGATCGAATATAATCGCAGTCTAGCCGTTTAGTGTGGCTCGACCGGACGTCAGCGTGTCCGTATTCCCCGACACAGTGGTGTCACACGTCACATCGACGTTGGGGCTTCGACGCCGACGGCATCGAGCGCGTTCGCGACCGTGTTCCGTGCCGCGACCACGAGCGCCAGCCGCGCTCGCCGGGTCTCCGGATCGGCGTCCAGCACCGGACACTCCCGATAGAAGGCGTTGAACGTCTCGGCGATGTCGCGGGTGTACGTCGCGACGCTGTGGGGTTGGAGGTCCTCGGCGGCTTCCTCGATGACTCTCGGGAAGCGGGCGACGACACGCAGGAGATCCAGTTCCTCGGGCTCGGTGAGCGCGTCGAAGTCGGGTTCAGTGGGGCGGTCCCCGGTTTCGTCGAGGATGCCACAGCACCGCGCGTGGACGTACTGGACGTAGGGTGCCGACTGGGCCTCGAAGTCCAGCGCGCGGTCCCACTCGAAGGTGATCCCCTTCGTGGGCTGTTTCGAGACGATGTCGTATCGGACGGCGCCGATACCGACCTGGTGGGCGATGCGCTCGATGTCGTCCTCGTCGAGATCACCCCGGCTCCGGTCGTCGAGGCGGTCCTCGACCTCATCCCGTGCCCGATCGATCGCTTCGTCGAGCAGGTCGTCCAGATCGATCCCGGTCCCTTCGCGGGTACTCATCCCGCCCTCGGGGAGGTTGACCCACGAGTAAAACACTTGCCGGAGTTGCTCGGTGTCGTTGCCCAGCAGTTCTAGGGTAGCCGACAGCTGGTCGGCCTGGAGCTTGTGGTCCTCGCCCAGCACCGTCACCGCACGGTCGTAGTTCTCGAACTTCCACTCGTGGTGGGCCAGGTCACGCGTCGTGTACAGCGAGGTCCCGTCCGAGCGCAGGAACACGAGGTTCTTCTCGAAGTCGGGCAGGTCGAGTTGCCAGGCGTCGTCCTCGTAGACCGCACAGTCCAGCGCTTGCAGTCGGTCGACGAGTTCGTCCGTCGACCCGTCACGCATGAACTGGGTCTCCTTGACGAACTCGTCGAACTCGGCGGGGAGCCGTTCGAGCGTCGTCTGCATCCCGCCGAGGACCGTGTCGACGACCTCGGCGACCCGTTCGTAGGTCTCCTCGTCGCCCTCCTCCAACCCCTGGAGGATCGCCGCGATCTCGGCTTCGGCCTCCTCGACGGCGTCCGGCTCCTCGTCTTCGAGATACGAGTTGCCCGCCCGGTAGTACCGGACCATCTCGTACTCCGGGGAGTCCCGTTCGGGCTCGGGCAGTTCGCTCTCGTCGATGGTCTCATAGGCCCAGGTGAACACCGCGATCTGTCGGCCGGCGTCGTTGACGTAGTAGTGGCGATCCACGTCGTACCCGGCGTAATCGAGCACGCGAGCGACCGCGTCGCCGATGATCGGGTTCCGAGCACGGCCAACGTGGACCGGTCCGGTCGGGTTCGCCGACGTGTGTTCGACGACGACGCTCGTCTCCCGGTCGGGCAGCCGTCCGTAGTCGTCGTCGACGGCGGCCGAGAGCGTCTCGGCGAAGTAGGCCTCGCTGGGCAGGAAGTTGACGTACGGCCCCTGTGTCGTCACGTCGCTGACGTAGGTCAGTCCGGTGGTGTCGATCGCCTCGGCGATGTCGGCGGCGACTGCCGGCGGTGGTGCGCCGACCTCCCCGGCCAGCCGGAAGGCCGCGCTGGACGCCAGGACGGCGTCGACGTCCTCCGGCGGCTCCTCGATCCCGAGGTCGTCGGTCGGGAGGTCAAGATCGGTGAGCGCGGCCGCCAGCGCGTCAGCGGCTTCCGCGCGAAGCTGCAGGAACATACGCCGGGCTTTCGCGGCGGGGAGTAAATGGGTAACGAAAGGCGGCGTCAGGCGAACAGCCGCGGCCCGAAGATCATCAACAGCAGCCCACCGATCATCGAGACGGTGATCGTGATCGTGACCGCCGTCGTGAGCTGTCGCCGGTCCGGAACCGGGAGTCGAGAGACGAACGACTCCGTGCTCGTCCGAAGGATGTGCCCGCCGTCCAGCGGGAACGTCGGGACGCAGTTGAACTGGCCAATGACGACGTTGATCCACCCCGTCCAGAACAGGGCGTTCGCCAGCAGGAACACGGGCGCGGTCCCCAGTGCGCTCAGTGGCCCCTCGACGGTGTAGAAGTTCGTCGCGATCCCGGTGAAGCCGGCGAAGT
Above is a window of Haloarcula halophila DNA encoding:
- the argS gene encoding arginine--tRNA ligase, producing MFLQLRAEAADALAAALTDLDLPTDDLGIEEPPEDVDAVLASSAAFRLAGEVGAPPPAVAADIAEAIDTTGLTYVSDVTTQGPYVNFLPSEAYFAETLSAAVDDDYGRLPDRETSVVVEHTSANPTGPVHVGRARNPIIGDAVARVLDYAGYDVDRHYYVNDAGRQIAVFTWAYETIDESELPEPERDSPEYEMVRYYRAGNSYLEDEEPDAVEEAEAEIAAILQGLEEGDEETYERVAEVVDTVLGGMQTTLERLPAEFDEFVKETQFMRDGSTDELVDRLQALDCAVYEDDAWQLDLPDFEKNLVFLRSDGTSLYTTRDLAHHEWKFENYDRAVTVLGEDHKLQADQLSATLELLGNDTEQLRQVFYSWVNLPEGGMSTREGTGIDLDDLLDEAIDRARDEVEDRLDDRSRGDLDEDDIERIAHQVGIGAVRYDIVSKQPTKGITFEWDRALDFEAQSAPYVQYVHARCCGILDETGDRPTEPDFDALTEPEELDLLRVVARFPRVIEEAAEDLQPHSVATYTRDIAETFNAFYRECPVLDADPETRRARLALVVAARNTVANALDAVGVEAPTSM
- a CDS encoding MinD/ParA family ATP-binding protein — translated: MSGYVCTVAGGKGGVGKTTTAVNVGSALQEMGYDVAVVDADLGMANLGAMLSVEPERSLHEILAGDGAVSEALTDAPGGLTVIPGEQSLEAFADADPAKLRKVIKTLRNAYDVVLIDTGAGLSHEVAVPLGLADGIVLVTTPDTVAVGDTVKTAELADRIDGNVIGAIINRVTRHTDVAAITEQFDFPLLAVIPDDPQATTEEPLVLNAPESSAADAFRRLTTALEGLWFHDQSVEEDIDTIVDDDWFIEGEESDTDAEDEDSGGGVFGLFN